From Gossypium raimondii isolate GPD5lz chromosome 11, ASM2569854v1, whole genome shotgun sequence:
CGATGTTCTGAATATAGCAATGAAGATCAAATCCAGCATAGTTGATACAACTCTAATAAGTTACGCACTACTCCATgctaatttttatccaaacataAAAGCTTCATAGGCATCTTCAGCTCCTGATACACCCCGCAATAGCATCTTACCTGAAACGAATATTGGCATCAGTTTCCACTGAAATTTCGAATATTTTGGAgataaaatggatgaaaattttgttgcaaATACCAAGTATTGACTATATACCAGTGAAAAGACAACAGAGGAGCTTCAGATCAAGACCCGGATACACTCTTGCTCCTGCTCCTGCTCCTGCTCCCACTTGGACTCCTGCTAACACTGCGTCTTTTGGGACTCTTGCTCCTTCCTTTTTGACGCTGCACGCAATATCCAGCAAATTTAACATAAGAATTAATAACAGGGAATAGCAACCATATAGATTAAGCTGGACAAACAAACTGTAAGGCAGGtaaaaacaaattcaattttgaaaaccttaacTAGACAAGCGATGAAACCACTTACAGAAGGCAAAGGAGACCTGGACCTTGAAGGAGATCTGCAAAAGTTCCAGAGAAAGAACCCAAGTTTAAAAATCAACACGTTCCTTTTAACAACTTTCATGTCCAAGAGCCTTGATGCCCCTTCCACATCAGAATCACCATATTCCAAAcgcataaaagaaaaagaaaaaaaaaacaaagcataaACCTTTAGCGGTAATGGGAAATAAAGAATAGGACCAGCTCACAAACCTGCCTAAGGAAAGAAACCTAGTCtaacaaaatgaaattcttaaaagaataGCTTCACACATTTCAACACCAGCGTATAGAGAATGAGCATGCTCCCCTATTATTGCAATTCCCAGGTAATCCACATAGCATGTCCTATTAGCTTGGCAAAATCTGGAGCTGATATTGACAGTGAAATAATGATGGTGACTTGCAAATCCCAGAGCATTTACTTCACTAAAATCCAGCTCTACTATTGCAATTCCTTGTAAAGAATTCCAGCTCTATTATTGCAGTCCATTGTCTCCTTTGTTCCCAATCTAGCACCCATGGACATTTATGATGCTATGTACATTAGACAAGGGACAATGAAGGTTTTAAAGTTGCCCATCTAAAAAACAGCATACCTCTGCAACCAAACGATTGCATGCAATTGAACCATATTCCCACAAGATCCCAATATCCAATCCCCAGTTTGCTGCATATATCCAtatctaaaaagaaaacaaggcaATTTTCATGACAACAGAAAAAAAGTGGATGAAGTTCAAATGTGGGATACAGTCCGGACCCAATTTCTCATATAGCCCGTCTTCTGGATGAGGAAAGCATGCAACTCAACAGCACAAGTTCATTTTGACAGCCACAAGAGAGAAGTTTAGTCCAAAAGTACTAATTACTAATCATTGATACCCCGAGAAAATCCATGAATGAAGAGCACAAACATCTCCAATATATTCCCTTAATTCATAGAATAAACTAAGTGTGGCAGAAACAAAACTAATTAGCTTTCAATAGCAATTCGGAAGTTTTAGGATTTAAAATAGGGTCAATCACTTCAGACCGCGTGATTTGCTACATctagatttaaaaagaaaattctgtATCTGCTGGGGAAGTGAGGAGAAAAGATCAGCAGTaaacaaaatttagaaacaaGCAATggcaataataatatataagagGTAATTCCATCAAAATTAGCAACCATATATtcatttatcaaaaataaattagttcaGCTCCAGAAAAACTGCACTAGTTGCATGCATTTTTCAATTTCAGAATTCAAAATGGCCATAACTAACAATTGACAAATCCTGCTCTTGTCTAAGTTGAGGAATCATTTTAACGGGCAAATCTTCAAATGTAGCCAAAAATCAACTGCAAGGTCAACAAGTTTGATCCATTTCCCATGACCACAAGCATATAATATAGGAAATTTTCTGTAAAACCAATTGCCAGCAACTAACAATAATGAGTAGCATTATCCTATTTACAACAAAGACACTCAATGTGAAGGGAGAAGCAAGTGCACCTTGACAAAGAGCGAGACCTTGATGCAGAGCGGGAACGAGGAGACCTTGATCTAGACTTTTCAGGTGACTTGCGCGAAGGCTTTGCCTTTGGAGACTTGCTGCTTCACACATGCAAGGTTAATATGCAATGCTTAAgccttaaataaattttcataatgcAAAAGAATCAAGAAAAACCTGCGGCTCTTGCTTCGGCTATAGCTCCGACCACGGCTTCTGCTTCGGCTTCTACTTCGGCTTCGGCTTCTGCTTCTTGAGAGAGATCGGCCACGACTAGGGCTTCGAGAGGAATCCCGCCTAGAATCATATTCCTTAACCTAAAGGCAGCAAGTCTAGTAAGCAAAATGAAATGTAACAAAAGCAAAAGGAggaataacattaaaaaaaagcatGTCAAGTAAGCTATGTTGAGATCATATACCCGAACATATGCCCGAGAAAATGCATTACGAAACTCAGAGTCATCCAGTTTCTTAATCTGCAAGAAAGGACCATGAGTTTTTGTACATGGTACACAATGACAGTAGCTAAGTTAAACAAGGTCTTTAAAAAGAGTTGGAAGGAAAAAGGTAACTTACAGCATACTTCATATCATCATAGTTGGTGTAGTCCACAATCCCTGTAGTCCCTGAAAAACAAAAGACACAATCATGTCAGTAAATCTACAGTTATATAGTCTCCaccaaatcaattcaatttaaaaaatacgaaTTTTAActgatattttatataatagcTAAAGGATAAGTCAACATCAAACATGTCTTACCACTACCATCACGGAAAACTTGGGAAAAACAAACATCTCCTGCTCGACGCATGTGATCCTAAGAAAAAATAATTCCCATGGCAAAGATTTTTTGTTAGTTCTATTTTTCATGTTATTGGTTTATTTCAGTGTGACAAAAGTACAAAAAACAACTTTTACCTTGAGGTCCTGCCATGAAGCAGAAGATGGCAATCCAGTAACTAGCACTGCACATCATAGCAATCCAGATAAACCATAAGCAGTCTACTTGTTTGTAACAAAGGATTATAAAGAGCATCAGATAGATTTAAACCGCGATATTCAGAACGCCTGGATGGTCCACGTCCACGCCCACTACTATAACTGCTGTGACGATCTATGGATGAGCGCCCACGACCACCATGAGCAAGTTCAACCTGTAAATGAGAAAAACACTTCAGAAGATAGCCTAGAATGCCAAGTTGATTACAAAATCAATAGATGCTAATAAAACCTAAACATGCAAGAAAAAGCAACTAACCCGTAAACGATGCCCTCCAAAGTCATATCCATCACGACCACGAATGGCATCTTCAGCATCTCGAGCTTCTTCaaactaagaaaattttgaagtcaacaagaaataaaacctaaaaacagTAATATCCCCCctcacaaaaaataaataaatagttggACAGCAAAATAAAAGCCAGCACGTTTGAACTCACCTCAACAAATGCATAACCTGGAGGCCTTGGTGGAATCTTCAAGTCAATTTGAGCTATAGGACCATACTGCAACAAAACGAGCAAAAAGTAGAGTACAAGCTGAGAGACAATCCAAAGTCTAAGAAAAGCATACCAAGAGTCGGTGAAACCCATATCAAGTAGACCAAACCGTGGTTCACagcataaatttaattagagtcAACCTTAATCTCACAGGCATAGtcatataagaatatatatacataccataaACAAAGTACGGGTACAACCACATTTAGGCTTTCTGTGGATCTGGGAAACCAAGGATTAAAGGTGAATTTTGTACAATAGCATCTTTTTCTCTCATCGATTTTCTCTATCTGTATACTTGTTTTAGCAATCTTTACTCTATAATTTCAATTCTTAACATTCGATATGCCAGAAAGATTTAACCCTAATCACGGAATTCAAAGCATAAATTCGCTTATATTTGTGAGTTCAAAGTTCCACGCAAAAAACTTGTTTGCCCCAAACCTACTACCAATTTAGTACTTAACGAGAAACAGAAAAACTAACGTGTCTTGCAATGACGAGTTCAAGGTGAAATtgcaaagaaaaaacaaatacagaaaaagaaaagctgaaAGGTTATTGACCTTATAAAACAAATCTTCCACTTCCCTCTCGCGAACATCACCGGGAAGATTTCCAACGTAAAGAGTCCTGCTGGAACGGCTACTCATCTTTTCACTTTCCTAATAAATACAGAAGACAAAAATAAATCTAGAGAGTTCAATTAGCATTTAAATAAGAAAGGGGCTGATGTATTTATTTAggaaataaattcatgaattagggtttttacCTGCGTGAAGACAGATTGTTCCGAGACGGAGATTTTCGAAGAGAACCTTTTTTAGGGTTTCGAATTTTAGAGAGGGGATAGAGGACCGAGCAAGATAGGcgaaaaaaacaataaaactaTGTAGGAGATGTTAGGGTGTGGCCGATTATATGGAAATCTTGTTGCACGCTGTGGATATTATTTCAATCAAGAGGGTTAGGTTTAGGCTGTGAAATACTGTGGTTTGACCTTTGACCTGTCCAGCTGTATAACTCAGGCATCCCGCGGGGCCCCTTTTATTTCGTGAGGAGAAATACAGACGTAACTGCCTCGGGTTCGCTGAACTGATTATGTCACGCAAGGACCCGTTAGATAAAGAATCaccctttttttcattttattttgggtaAAAGCATCATAAAAGTCTCTGTACTATATCCAAAGTTACATTTTGGTTTTTTACtgaaaaaatagacaaaatggTCTATGTAGGTTAAATGAAaaagcaaaaacttaaaattatgttgtttaatgcttattttgatcttttatatataatatataataattaattcagttttaatctttacacatttattcaatttgatcttattcttttatttggaacataaaataatttttgattttgattttttttaattattagttgATTTGGTATACTAGCTAAAATAGTTCCACCCAGATAATAAAAGGTTGAGAGGCAATTGTCTTAGAAAATGCTCctaaaatacattatatattaaGAGTGTTCAAAAATacattctctttatttttgcaaataaaattcaaagattttaaaattctgaTTATAATGAATATAGTTTGTAATGAATCAAAGATAGAACAAATGGAAATTATGTTGAGGTTCATTAATAAAGAAGGTTCGACACAATATCAACTTGTTGATTTAGTAAAGGAGACTGTGTTATTGGCTTTAAATAAAGCAATTGATGAGGTTCTTTCACACAACTGTCTTAgtataaagaattttttttatgtaaagtATATGATGGTGCAAGTAATATGCGAGGCGAATGGGTGAATTGCAAGTTTTAATCTCTAACAGAGCCCTTTTTGACTATTATGTTTACAGCCTTGTTCATCATTTCCAAATAACTTTCGTGGTTGCATCCAAATAAGTTATTCATATCAAtcaatcttttatttatatctcattAGCATAATTCAAGTAAATGACATGAACAATTAAGAGATACTTAGGCATctcatatatcaaaatttattaacaatgGCGAGCTTGAAactagaaaacaataaaatcaagTTGGCGTGCTTCAACATCCAAGAGATACTCAATGGGTCTCTCATTTAACTTtgttaatcttttttttaaatgttttggtaTAACAAAATCAATTATAAAGTATCTCAAAGTTAAAATTGtgattaatgataaaatattataaaattattttcaagtatTCTTAAACTCATAAAAAAACTTTAACATGTCTTCAAATATATTCAACaagattaatttctttaaaatactttaataatatcctttcaaaatccattttataatatttggaaAACTTGTATTGATACAAGCAAGCTCAATACACACCCCGAAAGACTTCTACTAACTTCTATCTATACAAAGGAGTCAGTGTACTGATACAACTAGACTTTTACCAATACAACGTTGACGGTGAGCCTTTAAGAATTCCCCTTCACCTTCTATCGATACAAATGTTAAGGTGTATTTCTGGAAGTCCCCTTCTTTTGAAACCCTAAGACATGTGTCGATACAAGCCCATTTATAGTGATACAAAGAGCTCCAATTTTTAAAGAGTTCTATCGATACAACTAGTTCCTAAGACTACAATTAATACTCAAATTTATTGCTACAATGGCTCTAACCAAGCCTAACGTCTCCAATATAGTTAGAAGACATAAATACAAGTCAAGGGCTCcacattaaaaataagaaagaagtTTGCAAAATCAATTGTATACAAATCCAATATTTACTTATGTTATTCTCATTGTTCTTCATACACACATTTGTGGAGAAATTTCTTTCAGTCTTGTAGGTGTTGTATAGTCATTAAGTGAGCTTGATCATTGTAATATCAACCTTTGAAAGGTATCTTTGatattttctcttatttattgtttttgtaagGGTTTGCTTGAGGTTATGGATAGAAAACCTTAAGCGAAGCGACTTTATTTTGCTTAGATAGTGATTGTAAATGTTAAACCTTATCCTCAAAAGGTTACAAATTAGTAAGTTTAGAAAAATCCTTAATTATGATAAGCTATTGTAGTGGAGGCAAGCAATTGGAGACAAACCACTATAAATTATTGTGTCTTTCTTATTACCatattttcttcaatcttttaaaacaTCAATTCACCCCTCACCTTTTTGGTGTATCCCCAATAAGCAATGTAACACTGTCTCATAAACCATAAGATTGTTCCTCTTACTAGCAATGTAACACTATTGTGtttccatttctttatttaGTTGTTAGCACTATTGTTCTCGACTAGCTAATTGAGTAGGAAAGAATTATTAGACAGAGAATAATAAGAACACAAGGTTGGAGGAAATTATTGTTTTGCCTTTATGTCTCCCTTTGTCTTacttttcatttgtttgttgTTTCATGAGTTAAGTGCCTTTTCCTTGCACAAGATGCATATTTTAAGATGAGATTGTTGGGGaggatatattttttttattggaaaGCTCATCATCCATGCAGTGGCAAAAAGAATGACTTTAGAATGGTTGATTCTTGAAAGTCCAAAGACAATTTTAGAGTTTATTTGCAAAGATTAGTTAGAGATATTAGTTGATGGTAAAGTAGTTGTAAATTCTCATAACCAACAATTGCTATATAGAAAATGGGGATTAATTGTAAATAGGGAATATGAGTAGTTTTTACTTCTTTATAATCAAGTATGATATGTAGCAACAGTTTGTAACCTCTCTAAcctgacctagacgttatggccgaattttGGAGGCTACATTGGCCACCGAAATGACATAGTAAAATCGttcaattttgtaattattaatttatcttaaaaaaaaacttaggg
This genomic window contains:
- the LOC105803018 gene encoding serine/arginine-rich splicing factor SR34B isoform X1, with product MSSRSSRTLYVGNLPGDVREREVEDLFYKYGPIAQIDLKIPPRPPGYAFVEFEEARDAEDAIRGRDGYDFGGHRLRVELAHGGRGRSSIDRHSSYSSGRGRGPSRRSEYRVLVTGLPSSASWQDLKDHMRRAGDVCFSQVFRDGSGTTGIVDYTNYDDMKYAIKKLDDSEFRNAFSRAYVRVKEYDSRRDSSRSPSRGRSLSRSRSRSRSRSRSRSRGRSYSRSKSRSKSPKAKPSRKSPEKSRSRSPRSRSASRSRSLSRYGYMQQTGDWILGSCGNMVQLHAIVWLQRSPSRSRSPLPSRQKGRSKSPKRRSVSRSPSGSRSRSRSKSVSGS
- the LOC105803018 gene encoding serine/arginine-rich-splicing factor SR34 isoform X2, translated to MSSRSSRTLYVGNLPGDVREREVEDLFYKYGPIAQIDLKIPPRPPGYAFVEFEEARDAEDAIRGRDGYDFGGHRLRVELAHGGRGRSSIDRHSSYSSGRGRGPSRRSEYRVLVTGLPSSASWQDLKDHMRRAGDVCFSQVFRDGSGTTGIVDYTNYDDMKYAIKKLDDSEFRNAFSRAYVRVKEYDSRRDSSRSPSRGRSLSRSRSRSRSRSRSRSRGRSYSRSKSRSKSPKAKPSRKSPEKSRSRSPRSRSASRSRSLSRSPSRSRSPLPSRQKGRSKSPKRRSVSRSPSGSRSRSRSKSVSGS